In Desulfuromonas acetexigens, the following proteins share a genomic window:
- the ltrA gene encoding group II intron reverse transcriptase/maturase, translated as MMYGDAEAGVAMPRATAEGSDRKSREYAMGASNVTATKESSWTEARTRLMEEVVDRDNMMAAYHRVRSNQGAPGIDTMTVDELKAHLMECWPRIREELLEGRYLPQPVRKVEIPKPGGGVRMLGIPTVMDRLIQQALYQVLMPLFDPDFSEHSYGFRPERSAHQAIQAARRYVAGGRRWVVDVDLEKFFDRVNHDILMSRIARKVKDRQVLRLVRRYLQAGMLEGGIVSQRAEGTPQGGPLSPLLSNILLDELDKELEKRGHAFCRFADDCNVYVQSRRAAERVMASMTQFLEGRLKLKVNVAKSAVDRPWNRTFLGYSMTWHKNPRIKVSDSSVERLKAGLRRIFRRGRGRSLQRVIEESKPKLRGWIAYFRLAEVKGIFEDLDGWVRRKLRCILWRQWKRPYTRARKLMQRGLPEPVAWKSATNGRGPWWNSGASHMNYAFRKSYFDKAGLVSLSDQLRRFQNAT; from the coding sequence ATGATGTATGGAGACGCAGAAGCTGGGGTTGCGATGCCCCGGGCCACGGCCGAGGGTAGCGACCGGAAGTCGCGAGAGTACGCCATGGGTGCGTCAAACGTCACGGCAACGAAAGAATCGTCCTGGACGGAAGCGCGAACGCGGTTGATGGAGGAGGTTGTCGACCGCGACAACATGATGGCGGCCTATCATCGGGTGAGGTCCAACCAGGGAGCTCCCGGCATCGATACGATGACGGTGGACGAACTGAAGGCGCACCTGATGGAATGCTGGCCGCGCATCAGAGAAGAACTGCTGGAGGGGCGTTACCTGCCCCAACCGGTGCGCAAGGTGGAAATCCCCAAGCCCGGAGGTGGGGTGCGCATGCTCGGCATCCCCACGGTCATGGACCGGCTCATCCAGCAGGCCCTGTATCAGGTGCTGATGCCGTTGTTCGATCCGGATTTCTCCGAACACTCGTACGGGTTTCGGCCCGAACGGAGTGCCCACCAAGCCATTCAGGCCGCTCGCAGGTATGTCGCCGGCGGGCGACGCTGGGTGGTGGATGTGGATCTGGAAAAGTTCTTTGACCGGGTAAACCACGACATCCTGATGTCGCGAATCGCCCGCAAGGTCAAGGATCGGCAGGTGTTGCGACTTGTTCGCCGCTACCTGCAGGCCGGGATGCTCGAAGGCGGGATTGTTTCGCAGCGAGCCGAAGGGACGCCTCAAGGCGGCCCTCTTTCCCCTTTGCTGTCGAATATCCTGCTCGACGAGTTGGATAAGGAGTTGGAAAAACGAGGTCATGCCTTCTGCCGGTTTGCCGACGATTGCAACGTCTATGTGCAAAGTCGGCGCGCCGCCGAGCGGGTGATGGCCTCAATGACCCAGTTCCTCGAAGGGCGGCTCAAGCTCAAGGTCAACGTCGCCAAAAGCGCCGTTGATCGTCCCTGGAATCGAACCTTTCTGGGCTACAGCATGACGTGGCACAAGAATCCGCGCATCAAAGTGTCGGATTCGTCGGTCGAACGTCTCAAAGCTGGATTGCGCCGGATCTTTCGGCGGGGCAGGGGAAGAAGCCTGCAACGGGTCATCGAGGAGAGCAAACCGAAGCTTCGCGGATGGATCGCCTATTTCCGCCTGGCGGAGGTCAAAGGGATCTTCGAAGATCTGGATGGATGGGTCAGGCGCAAACTGCGCTGCATTCTATGGCGCCAGTGGAAACGGCCCTACACCCGAGCCAGGAAACTGATGCAGAGGGGACTACCGGAGCCGGTGGCTTGGAAATCCGCCACAAACGGGCGAGGCCCCTGGTGGAACTCAGGAGCCTCGCACATGAACTACGCATTCCGGAAATCTTACTTCGACAAAGCGGGGTTGGTGTCGTTAAGTGACCAACTCCGACGCTTTCAGAACGCCACGTGA
- the ahcY gene encoding adenosylhomocysteinase — protein MSEKNLDFKVKDLHLATLGRKEIELAEVEMPGLMALREEYRGKHPLKGARITGSLHMTIQTAVLIETLVELGAQVRWASCNIFSTQDQAAAAVAVGPGGTPEKPAGIPVFAWKGETLAEYWWCTEQALTWPDGQVTNMILDDGGDATMMVLEGAKWQESGVPELGQEDPEDWVELVKCLQESIAARRNNWVEIRNSIRGVTEETTTGVHRLYQLQRDGLLPFPAMNVNDSVTKSKFDNVYGCRHSLVDGIMRATDVMLSGKVVVVCGYGDVGKGCCQSLRGQGARVIVTEIDPICALQALMEGYEVNTLEDVVETADLFITTTGNRDVIRVSHMTRMKHNAIVGNIGHFDNEIEMTALAKVPGIKKVNIKNPKEHGNQVDQWYFPDGHAIIVLAEGRLLNLGCATGHPSFVMSNSFTNQVMAQIELFNNDGCYENRVYVLPKQLDEKVARLHLGKLGARLTILRKEQAEYLGIPVEGPYKPDHYRY, from the coding sequence ATGAGTGAAAAAAACCTGGATTTTAAAGTCAAAGATTTGCACCTGGCGACCCTGGGGCGCAAGGAAATCGAACTGGCCGAGGTCGAAATGCCAGGACTGATGGCCCTGCGCGAGGAATACCGGGGCAAGCACCCGTTGAAAGGTGCGCGGATTACCGGTTCGCTGCACATGACCATCCAGACCGCCGTCCTGATCGAAACTCTGGTGGAGTTGGGCGCTCAGGTTCGTTGGGCGTCGTGCAACATTTTTTCCACCCAGGATCAGGCTGCGGCCGCAGTGGCGGTTGGTCCCGGGGGAACGCCGGAAAAGCCGGCCGGGATTCCGGTATTCGCCTGGAAGGGGGAGACCCTGGCCGAATACTGGTGGTGCACGGAGCAGGCCTTGACCTGGCCCGACGGACAGGTGACCAACATGATCCTCGACGACGGCGGCGACGCCACCATGATGGTTCTCGAAGGAGCCAAGTGGCAGGAGTCGGGAGTGCCAGAGTTGGGCCAGGAAGATCCCGAGGACTGGGTCGAGTTGGTCAAGTGTCTGCAGGAGTCCATCGCCGCCCGGCGCAACAACTGGGTTGAAATCCGCAACTCCATCCGCGGCGTCACCGAGGAAACCACCACCGGCGTGCATCGTCTCTATCAGTTGCAGCGGGATGGTTTGCTCCCTTTCCCGGCGATGAACGTCAACGACTCGGTCACCAAAAGCAAATTCGACAACGTCTACGGCTGCCGACACAGTCTGGTCGACGGCATCATGCGCGCCACCGACGTCATGCTCTCCGGCAAGGTGGTTGTCGTCTGCGGCTACGGCGATGTCGGCAAGGGCTGCTGCCAGTCCCTGCGCGGCCAGGGGGCGCGGGTCATCGTCACTGAAATCGATCCGATCTGCGCTCTGCAGGCGCTCATGGAAGGCTACGAAGTTAACACCCTGGAGGATGTGGTGGAGACGGCCGACCTCTTCATCACCACGACCGGTAATCGTGATGTCATCCGTGTTTCCCATATGACGCGCATGAAGCATAACGCCATCGTCGGTAATATCGGCCACTTCGACAACGAAATCGAAATGACGGCCCTGGCCAAGGTACCGGGAATCAAAAAGGTGAATATCAAGAATCCCAAAGAGCACGGCAATCAGGTCGATCAGTGGTATTTCCCCGATGGCCACGCCATCATCGTCCTGGCCGAAGGGCGCTTGCTCAACCTCGGCTGTGCCACCGGGCATCCCTCTTTTGTCATGTCCAACAGCTTCACCAACCAGGTTATGGCCCAGATCGAACTCTTCAATAACGACGGGTGCTATGAAAACCGGGTCTACGTCCTGCCCAAGCAGCTCGATGAAAAAGTTGCCCGGCTTCACCTCGGCAAACTCGGCGCGCGCCTGACCATCCTGCGGAAGGAACAGGCGGAATATCTCGGCATTCCTGTGGAGGGGCCGTACAAGCCCGATCATTACCGGTACTGA
- a CDS encoding TIGR04283 family arsenosugar biosynthesis glycosyltransferase, producing the protein MSNPVGLPELSVIVPTLNEEGTLPELLENLGQQRGIAFELIIVDGGSRDDTRSLAASAVTDFHLVQVDSPAGRGTQFNAGVRWARGEWLLFLHADSRFADPTALARGVGHLIAESERLAAPLIAGRFALRFADTGGHHPGVYAFYESKARQNRPGCIHGDQGFLLQRQLFSRLGPFATDLSFLEDERFAERVFQQGKWLLLPAEITTSARRFVAEGLFRRQWLNALILNALAVGWFDFLRAAPGLYRVQDQAGRIDLRAPARAVWGLLRDRPWRERWRLCYDSAAFALDNAWQLLLVLDVRLGLRRNRDFRGEKTPCLDRWEKPLRRVCRWLPGRFFLAVGLGTGGYLLLIFGSRFPRR; encoded by the coding sequence ATGTCTAACCCGGTTGGCCTTCCGGAACTCTCTGTCATCGTCCCGACCCTCAACGAAGAGGGGACTCTGCCGGAGTTGCTGGAGAACCTCGGACAACAGCGGGGAATCGCTTTTGAGCTGATCATCGTTGACGGCGGCTCGCGGGACGACACCCGTTCCCTTGCCGCGTCGGCGGTGACCGATTTTCATCTGGTGCAGGTCGACTCCCCGGCCGGCCGGGGAACGCAGTTCAATGCCGGTGTTCGCTGGGCGAGGGGGGAATGGCTGCTCTTTCTTCATGCCGACAGCCGCTTCGCCGATCCGACCGCGCTGGCCCGTGGGGTAGGGCACTTAATCGCCGAGAGCGAACGCCTGGCCGCTCCCCTTATCGCCGGGCGTTTCGCCTTGCGTTTTGCCGACACCGGCGGGCACCATCCCGGCGTCTATGCCTTTTATGAAAGCAAGGCGCGGCAAAACCGGCCCGGCTGCATTCATGGCGACCAGGGTTTTCTGCTCCAGCGACAGCTCTTCTCCCGCCTTGGCCCCTTCGCTACCGATCTGTCTTTTCTCGAGGATGAGCGCTTCGCGGAGCGAGTCTTTCAGCAGGGGAAATGGCTCTTGTTGCCGGCGGAAATCACGACATCGGCTCGCCGTTTTGTCGCTGAAGGCCTGTTTCGTCGGCAATGGCTCAATGCCTTGATCCTCAACGCCCTGGCCGTCGGCTGGTTCGATTTTCTGCGGGCGGCGCCCGGCCTTTACCGGGTTCAGGATCAAGCCGGCCGCATCGACCTACGAGCCCCTGCTCGAGCCGTGTGGGGGTTATTGCGCGATCGGCCATGGCGGGAAAGGTGGCGTCTCTGCTATGATTCGGCAGCGTTTGCCCTGGACAATGCCTGGCAACTGTTGCTGGTCCTCGATGTTCGCCTGGGGCTGCGGCGCAATCGCGATTTTCGCGGTGAAAAGACCCCCTGTCTCGATCGTTGGGAAAAGCCCTTGCGCCGGGTATGCCGATGGCTGCCCGGGCGCTTTTTTCTGGCTGTGGGTCTTGGCACCGGGGGGTATCTGCTTCTGATTTTCGGCAGTCGATTCCCCAGGAGATAG
- the metK gene encoding methionine adenosyltransferase yields the protein MAMTDFLFTSESVTEGHPDKVADQVSDSILDAILAQDPHSRVACETLVTTGMAMIAGEITTNARIDYPVIVREAIKEIGYNDSAMGFDWETCAVLTSIDRQSPDISQGVTEGEGLHKEQGAGDQGLMFGYACNETRELMPMPITFAHKLAKRLSDVRKSGLLSFLRPDGKSQVSIQYINDKPIRVDAVVVSSQHAPDVSYETLKEAIIEEVVKKVIPDNLLDEKTKYFINPTGRFVVGGPMGDCGLTGRKIIVDTYGGQGSHGGGAFSGKDPSKVDRSASYMARYVAKNLVAAGLADKCEVQVAYAIGVAEPVSVMINTFGTGKLPSNEIARIAREEFDMRPRAIIETLDLLRPIYRKTAAYGHFGRELPEFTWERTDRIDSLRSRAGL from the coding sequence ATGGCCATGACCGATTTTCTTTTCACCTCCGAATCCGTTACCGAGGGGCATCCCGACAAGGTCGCCGATCAGGTTTCCGACAGCATCCTCGATGCCATCCTCGCCCAGGATCCCCACTCCCGTGTGGCTTGTGAAACCCTGGTCACCACCGGAATGGCGATGATCGCCGGCGAAATCACCACCAACGCCCGCATTGACTATCCGGTCATCGTCCGCGAGGCGATCAAGGAAATCGGTTACAATGACTCGGCCATGGGTTTCGACTGGGAAACCTGCGCCGTCTTGACTTCCATCGATCGCCAGTCCCCGGATATCTCCCAAGGCGTGACCGAAGGGGAGGGCCTGCACAAGGAGCAGGGGGCCGGAGATCAGGGCTTGATGTTCGGCTATGCCTGCAACGAAACCCGTGAGCTCATGCCCATGCCCATCACCTTCGCCCATAAACTGGCGAAGCGGCTCAGCGACGTGCGCAAGAGTGGGCTTCTTTCCTTCCTGCGGCCGGACGGCAAGTCCCAGGTTTCCATCCAGTACATCAACGATAAGCCGATTCGGGTCGATGCCGTTGTCGTTTCTTCTCAACACGCCCCCGATGTCAGCTACGAGACCCTCAAGGAAGCGATTATCGAAGAAGTCGTGAAAAAAGTCATTCCCGACAACCTGCTGGATGAAAAGACCAAATATTTCATCAATCCGACGGGACGTTTCGTCGTTGGCGGTCCGATGGGGGACTGCGGTCTGACCGGGCGCAAGATCATCGTCGATACCTACGGCGGCCAGGGTTCCCACGGCGGCGGCGCTTTCTCTGGCAAGGATCCCTCGAAGGTCGACCGCAGCGCTTCTTACATGGCTCGCTACGTGGCCAAGAACCTCGTTGCGGCGGGCCTCGCCGACAAGTGCGAGGTGCAGGTGGCCTACGCCATCGGCGTGGCCGAGCCGGTTTCGGTTATGATCAATACCTTCGGCACGGGCAAGCTCCCCTCCAATGAGATCGCCCGCATCGCTCGGGAGGAATTCGATATGCGCCCCCGCGCCATTATCGAAACCCTCGACCTGCTCCGTCCCATCTACCGCAAGACGGCCGCCTACGGCCATTTCGGCCGGGAACTCCCCGAGTTCACCTGGGAGCGCACCGACCGGATCGATTCCCTGCGCAGTCGCGCCGGACTCTGA
- the ptsP gene encoding phosphoenolpyruvate--protein phosphotransferase: MVLVKTNIPEDTLLVGVAASPGIALGRTHVIDRQRLSAIERRVAPGEVAGEVAAFMAAVDSSKRQLNEVRETVAARELAEHLYIIDTHLLILEDRLLLDGVVKLIQEDFLNAEGALKRTLKKFREVFDAIEDEYLRERRSDIDSVGERLLRNLKGYTQQPIAGISDQVVVIAHDLSPADTMQMDKARVIGFATDLGGRTSHTAILARSLGIPAVVGLETLTVRVPSGLSVIVDGYLGILILNPGAATITEYRRKQLIQAARDEELLGLCLLPGETLDGVRVHLRGNVELTEELPLALRHGAEGVGLFRSEFLYLNRSAPPGEEEQLSAYRAVLEAMAPQPVTIRSLDLGGDKLAPEINISDELNPALGLRAVRFSLKERRLFKTQLRAIFRASAFGQARLMLPMISGVAELWACRELCEEVKAELTAEGVAYDPGLPIGIMIEIPSAALIADLLAREVDFFSVGTNDLIQYFLAVDRGNEHVAYLYEPLHPAILRALRLICQAARAASIPVGMCGEMASDPLYTLVLLGLGFDELSMNPPSIPRVKEVLRQVRRSEGEDLLEQLLTLPTASEINRCLEDEMTRRFPVLFRPPAP, from the coding sequence ATGGTTTTGGTGAAGACTAACATCCCCGAGGACACCCTGTTGGTTGGGGTGGCGGCGTCGCCGGGCATCGCTCTGGGCCGCACCCATGTGATCGACCGCCAGCGTCTTTCCGCGATCGAGCGGAGGGTCGCGCCGGGGGAGGTCGCCGGTGAGGTCGCGGCTTTCATGGCGGCGGTGGACAGTTCCAAGCGGCAGCTCAACGAAGTCCGTGAGACGGTTGCCGCACGGGAGCTGGCAGAGCATCTCTACATCATCGACACCCATTTACTGATTCTTGAAGACCGTCTGCTCCTGGATGGGGTAGTCAAGCTGATTCAAGAGGATTTTCTCAATGCCGAAGGGGCGTTGAAGCGCACCCTTAAGAAGTTTCGAGAAGTCTTCGACGCGATCGAGGACGAATATCTCCGGGAGCGGCGCTCCGATATCGACTCCGTGGGAGAACGCCTGTTGCGTAACCTCAAGGGGTATACACAGCAACCGATCGCCGGGATCTCCGATCAGGTGGTGGTGATCGCCCACGATCTTTCCCCCGCCGATACCATGCAGATGGACAAGGCTCGGGTCATCGGTTTCGCTACCGATCTCGGCGGACGGACCTCTCATACCGCCATATTGGCCCGCTCTTTAGGGATTCCGGCCGTGGTTGGTCTCGAAACGTTGACCGTGCGCGTCCCCAGCGGCCTCTCCGTGATCGTCGACGGCTACCTCGGAATTCTGATCCTCAACCCCGGTGCCGCCACTATTACTGAATATCGGCGGAAACAGTTGATTCAGGCGGCGCGGGATGAAGAACTGCTTGGCTTGTGCCTGCTGCCGGGAGAAACCCTGGATGGTGTCCGGGTTCATTTGCGGGGGAATGTCGAACTGACCGAGGAACTTCCTCTGGCCCTGCGCCACGGCGCCGAAGGGGTCGGCCTGTTCCGTTCCGAATTCCTCTACCTCAACCGCTCCGCCCCGCCGGGCGAGGAGGAGCAGCTCAGCGCGTACCGAGCGGTGCTGGAGGCCATGGCGCCGCAGCCGGTGACTATTCGCTCTCTCGATCTCGGCGGCGACAAGTTGGCCCCGGAAATCAATATTTCCGACGAACTTAATCCGGCCCTGGGTCTGCGAGCGGTGCGTTTTTCCCTTAAGGAACGGCGGCTCTTTAAGACCCAGTTGCGAGCCATCTTCAGGGCTTCGGCCTTCGGCCAGGCGCGACTGATGTTGCCGATGATCTCGGGCGTCGCCGAACTCTGGGCTTGCCGGGAACTGTGTGAGGAGGTTAAGGCTGAACTGACCGCGGAAGGGGTCGCCTACGACCCCGGGCTACCCATCGGGATCATGATCGAAATCCCCTCGGCGGCGCTCATCGCCGACCTGCTGGCGCGAGAAGTCGATTTCTTCTCCGTCGGCACCAATGATCTGATTCAGTATTTTCTCGCCGTCGATCGCGGCAACGAGCATGTAGCCTATCTTTATGAGCCCTTGCACCCCGCCATCCTTCGTGCCCTGCGCTTGATCTGCCAGGCGGCGCGGGCGGCGTCGATTCCCGTCGGGATGTGCGGTGAAATGGCTTCCGATCCTCTCTATACGCTGGTGCTGCTCGGGCTCGGCTTCGACGAGCTCTCCATGAACCCGCCCAGCATCCCTCGGGTCAAAGAGGTGCTGCGTCAGGTCCGCCGCTCGGAAGGGGAAGATCTCCTGGAACAATTGTTGACTCTTCCGACCGCTTCCGAGATTAATCGCTGCCTGGAAGATGAAATGACCCGGCGTTTTCCCGTGCTCTTCCGCCCCCCGGCCCCCTGA
- a CDS encoding HPr family phosphocarrier protein, with protein MKKQRFTIVNRLGLHARAAAQLVQTANRFQSDVTVEKEGMEVNGKSIMGILMLAAPKGSQIEISVSGPDMEEAFLAIAQLVENGFGED; from the coding sequence ATGAAAAAACAGCGTTTTACCATTGTTAATCGGTTGGGTCTCCATGCCCGTGCCGCGGCCCAACTGGTGCAGACGGCCAATCGCTTCCAGTCGGATGTGACCGTCGAAAAAGAGGGGATGGAAGTCAACGGCAAAAGCATCATGGGGATTCTCATGCTCGCCGCCCCGAAGGGATCGCAGATCGAAATCAGCGTTTCCGGACCCGACATGGAAGAGGCCTTCTTGGCCATTGCCCAATTGGTGGAAAATGGTTTTGGTGAAGACTAA
- a CDS encoding PTS system mannose/fructose/sorbose family transporter subunit IID, giving the protein MLPLGIRLRILLRLPLLQASWNYERMQSLGVLYILYPALRFIYRDEDLVLACQRHLEYFNSHPFMAGPILGTTLALEEERSLHAEGSLDVSEFKGMIMAPFAAMGDAFFWGGLRPLAAALALLLAAAGFWWAPLAFLLLFNLPHGWALIAGLHGGYRYGPGMIGRVQRYHLPDLAVRCKEGTALLLGALSAVLVSDTLRGAEVALAWGPCALLPVVLLGGLARLGVSNLILILLMSAVLLVFFG; this is encoded by the coding sequence ATGCTGCCGCTGGGAATCCGTTTACGGATTCTGCTGCGCCTGCCCCTGCTGCAGGCGAGTTGGAATTACGAGCGCATGCAAAGCCTTGGAGTTCTCTATATTCTCTACCCGGCTCTGCGTTTTATCTATCGTGATGAGGATCTGGTCTTGGCCTGCCAGCGACATCTGGAATATTTCAACTCCCATCCCTTCATGGCCGGACCGATTCTCGGAACAACCCTGGCCCTCGAAGAAGAGCGCTCCCTTCACGCCGAGGGCTCGCTTGATGTCAGCGAATTCAAAGGCATGATCATGGCGCCCTTCGCGGCGATGGGGGATGCTTTTTTCTGGGGCGGGCTGCGTCCCCTTGCCGCCGCGTTGGCTCTGCTGCTGGCTGCGGCCGGATTCTGGTGGGCGCCGCTGGCTTTTCTACTGCTCTTCAATCTTCCTCACGGCTGGGCTTTGATCGCTGGTCTGCATGGCGGTTACCGGTACGGACCGGGGATGATCGGTCGGGTTCAGCGCTACCACCTGCCCGATCTGGCGGTGCGTTGCAAGGAAGGGACCGCCCTGCTTCTCGGTGCCCTGTCCGCCGTGCTCGTTTCCGATACCCTGCGTGGGGCAGAAGTCGCCCTGGCCTGGGGCCCTTGTGCTCTTCTGCCTGTCGTGCTACTTGGCGGGCTCGCCCGCCTGGGCGTGTCCAACCTGATCCTGATCCTGCTCATGTCGGCGGTTCTTTTGGTTTTTTTTGGCTGA
- a CDS encoding PTS sugar transporter subunit IIC, with protein sequence MAWSLDYLYAGLVALLVGLDRTAILQLLICRPIVAAPLTGWVLGDFQLGLQAGTLLELLWLGRLPVGAAIPPDDTQIAVGGTTLALMMGASAGVEGLPMLLLCLLVALPLGKCGQIFDHLARQGNGRLLILAEQDLSRQRPVAATRWHLLGLGFFALASLGTYLGIILPGSLLLPWLAPYLLAKVGDATPWLALAFPLVGTAVFLGALRNRRILVLYILAFLLVYFLREGF encoded by the coding sequence ATGGCCTGGTCGCTGGACTATCTCTACGCCGGACTGGTCGCTCTGCTGGTTGGGCTCGACCGGACCGCCATCCTGCAATTACTCATCTGTCGACCGATTGTCGCCGCACCGCTGACCGGTTGGGTTCTGGGGGATTTCCAACTTGGCCTGCAGGCCGGAACACTACTCGAACTTCTGTGGCTGGGGCGTTTGCCGGTCGGGGCGGCGATTCCTCCCGACGACACCCAGATTGCGGTGGGTGGTACGACTCTAGCTCTGATGATGGGCGCCAGCGCCGGTGTCGAGGGGCTGCCTATGCTCCTGCTCTGCCTGTTGGTCGCCCTGCCACTAGGCAAGTGCGGCCAGATCTTTGACCACTTGGCCCGGCAGGGTAACGGTCGGTTGCTGATCCTGGCTGAACAGGACCTGTCGCGGCAGCGCCCGGTGGCCGCGACCCGCTGGCATCTGCTCGGTTTGGGTTTTTTCGCTTTGGCGTCACTGGGAACCTATCTCGGGATCATCCTTCCCGGTTCATTGCTTTTGCCCTGGCTGGCCCCGTATCTGCTGGCCAAGGTCGGTGACGCCACTCCTTGGCTGGCCCTGGCTTTTCCGCTGGTGGGAACAGCGGTCTTCCTCGGGGCCTTGCGCAATCGACGCATTCTGGTTCTGTATATTCTGGCTTTTCTTCTTGTTTACTTTTTGCGGGAGGGGTTCTGA
- a CDS encoding PTS system mannose/fructose/N-acetylgalactosamine-transporter subunit IIB: MSIVLARIDNRLIHGQVLESWVPYLHADCILVANDLVAGNPMRKILMTAAVPKGVGVFVESLADAAKLLSGGILIDRKVLLLLATSADALTLYRLGVLYGKLNLGNLHGGENRRRVSCTIAFALEDLANLSQLEAAGVRVVAQCIPADRERDWRKLSPLPEG; encoded by the coding sequence ATGAGCATTGTTCTTGCCCGCATCGATAATCGTTTGATCCACGGTCAGGTTCTGGAATCTTGGGTGCCCTATCTGCACGCCGACTGTATTCTGGTGGCCAATGACCTCGTGGCGGGCAATCCTATGCGCAAAATTCTCATGACCGCCGCCGTCCCCAAGGGGGTGGGGGTTTTTGTCGAAAGTCTTGCTGATGCCGCCAAACTCCTTTCGGGGGGGATTCTGATCGACCGCAAGGTGCTGCTCCTGCTCGCCACTTCCGCGGATGCTTTGACCCTTTACCGGCTCGGGGTGCTTTACGGCAAGCTCAATCTCGGTAACCTGCATGGTGGCGAGAACCGGCGCCGGGTTTCCTGCACCATTGCCTTCGCCCTCGAGGATCTCGCCAACTTGAGCCAACTCGAAGCGGCCGGCGTCCGGGTCGTTGCCCAGTGTATTCCCGCCGATCGTGAACGGGATTGGAGGAAACTCTCCCCGCTGCCGGAGGGGTGA
- a CDS encoding PTS sugar transporter subunit IIA — protein sequence MIGLVIATHAHLGEEFLHAAEMIIGPTAQARAVSIDMGDSVDAIREGIAVAINKVGQDGEGVIILTDMFGGTPSNISLAFLEQERVEVVTGVNLPMVLKFFNSGEGLSLEELAVLLKACGEQGIFLPSELLKK from the coding sequence ATGATTGGACTGGTTATCGCCACCCATGCCCATTTGGGCGAGGAATTTCTCCATGCGGCGGAAATGATTATTGGACCTACCGCGCAGGCCCGGGCCGTCAGTATCGACATGGGAGACAGCGTCGACGCGATCCGCGAAGGGATCGCCGTGGCGATAAACAAAGTGGGCCAAGACGGCGAGGGCGTCATCATCCTGACCGACATGTTCGGGGGAACCCCTTCCAATATCAGCCTGGCTTTTCTCGAACAGGAGCGGGTTGAGGTGGTGACCGGCGTCAATCTGCCGATGGTTCTGAAATTTTTCAACAGCGGTGAAGGGCTTTCCCTGGAGGAACTCGCAGTACTCCTCAAGGCCTGCGGCGAGCAGGGGATTTTTCTTCCGAGCGAGTTGTTGAAAAAATAA